The following nucleotide sequence is from Zea mays cultivar B73 chromosome 1, Zm-B73-REFERENCE-NAM-5.0, whole genome shotgun sequence.
GTTAATACATTTGTGTTTTGCAGTTTGTTAATGCTGATAAACAGAAGCAATGTGAACTACAAACTGTGGAGGTTACCAGGCATAAAGAGCATCATCTGTGCCCTAAAATTTCCACTGAGGTAGATAGAGGGCAGTCAGTAGTAAATGCTCAATCAGTGAAAGGATCGATGCAGTGCGCAACAGCCACAAGTAATACAGGTGCAATCAAGTATACAGAAGATGAGAGCACTAGCCATCAAGAAGTGCAATTTTCAAGTTTCAAAACGACAGAAGATGTTGCTCAGGATATGATAAACCTGTTATTCGGTCACCTATTGAGTAAACCTGTTGCCAACACAGAGAAGTCTGATCCTGTAGAATCAACGACTAGAACTGTAAATCAGGTGCCAGAGGGGAGAGGCTGGCACAGCGAAGTACCAAGGCAGGAGGAACCTGTGAAGAAACCAGAGCCTGTAGTAGAATCAATGCCTACGACTATAAATCATGTGCCAGAGAAGAAAGACTGGCGTAGCGAGTTAACAAAGCTGGGCGAACCTGTGGCAAAGAAGAAGAGCAGCCTCAGGGACAAGGTGGCCTTGTTTCTTTGACTGCATCAGATGAGATTTGGGCAGTAGATTGTGATTCGTATGGGACCGTGTCTGCTGGTTCTGAGCGTGTCCCAGTCCCACGGCATTGTTTTTGCATATAGTTATACCTTTGGTTAATAAGCTGTCCTCTTTAAATCTAGCAAGCCAGCCCTCACTGTTGCTAGATGGTATTCCTGTGTATAAAGGATGCATGGTGCATTTTCTGTTGGTTGAAGTACGACTGTATGAAGTATCGGTGTTCCTCAACGCGACAACTACACTAGAGGGAAGCGGTTTAAACATCGTAGAGTTATTAGGCATGGAGGAGCCCAGCTATCTCCTTACTCGCCATGGAGCCTTTGCAGAAGTTGCTGGAGACTGACACAGCTGAGAGTGTCCTGTTCCCAATCATTTACAGTGCTGCAAAACTATGGATCAGTATGGGCGCTGATGATGCAGCCATCTTCGTAAAAGTGGTAATGGATCGTTGTCTATCTTTGGGAGGTTTGGTTGCTAATAAACAAGCAGAAGTCCAATCTAATGTGATGACCTTAACACGATTGATATTATGAAGTGGTTAATGTCCAATTAAGTGGTAATGTGAAGCTTCTCAACAAAGCTGGCTGAGTGAAACTGCTAAACTAAGTGTATAGGATCAGAAGAGGTTTCCTTTGGACAAGCTCTGGCGATCGGCAGATGCAAAAATTTGGGGGCATTGAGTGTCAGACCTGGATGTGCACAGATTGCCACTCCCGGTAATGCTGTTGACAGGCAGTTCATCAAGGCCAACACCATCCTCACTCTTGGGGATGAGGAATACCAATGGACATGGGTGTCGAACTTCTACGCCGCATGCAACAAGAACAGAACGGTCAGGGACGTTTTGCACGGAGTATGTTTCTTGAATACGAAAACAGTGACAGAGATGGCAGAATTGTTATGCTATGGGACTTTCTCAGTAACAGAAAGACCTGACGAGAATGAAACCGGTTAGCTCTGGCACCACAACCGGAAGAGCCGCGACAAAAGCCGTGGGCGGGGCTTGTGCCTTGTGGGGAGGAGTCCTGTCAAACGAGTTTGGCTCCGGAGCGGGGCTCCTGTCTTTATGTACTCCCCTGTTCCAAAATAGTTGTTTTAGCCTTTTAACAAATTCATTCAATAATTAATATATTTGTTttgtatatgtgtctagatttattatcatat
It contains:
- the LOC100275545 gene encoding uncharacterized protein isoform X1 — translated: MAESRTVSNSENKRTLPAWMLKATSGNQTAKTADQNKQALESADIGALDQSKPIKRNNRRPLKNLDSVAAGELGVLQRCEGRGKARRKSKDAVKDEVEEIVELKSKNARKTSGRGAAKNSKKRKLDNVESGPSSPVSTDDDIELTVEDLVSIAEEFVNADKQKQCELQTVEVTRHKEHHLCPKISTEVDRGQSVVNAQSVKGSMQCATATSNTGAIKYTEDESTSHQEVQFSSFKTTEDVAQDMINLLFGHLLSKPVANTEKSDPVESTTRTVNQVPEGRGWHSEVPRQEEPVKKPEPVVESMPTTINHVPEKKDWRSELTKLGEPVAKKKSSLRDKVALFL